A section of the Acanthochromis polyacanthus isolate Apoly-LR-REF ecotype Palm Island chromosome 13, KAUST_Apoly_ChrSc, whole genome shotgun sequence genome encodes:
- the LOC127536873 gene encoding ADP-ribose glycohydrolase OARD1-like yields MGAGIAVLFKQKFKGVSELLKQRKAPGQCAVLLREGRFIYYLVTKQRAFHKPTYTSLLHSLEDMRSHCIRNGVHKLSMPRAGCGLDQLEWIEVAKILERVFMGTGITITIYSLPWIAASAN; encoded by the exons ATGGGAGCGGGCATAGCGGTGCTGTTTAAACAGAAATTTAAAGGTGTTTCCGAGCTACTGAAACAGA GGAAGGCGCCCGGTCAATGTGCTGTGCTACTGAGAGAAGGCCGTTTCATCTACTATCTA GTTACAAAACAAAGAGCCTTTCATAAACCCACATATACCAGTCTACTACACAGCCTTGAGGATATGAGGTCACATTGTATACGGAATGGAGTACACAAGCTGTCGATGCCTCG AGCCGGCTGCGGCTTGGATCAACTGGAGTGGATTGAGGTAGCCAAGATATTGGAACGGGTCTTTATGGGCACTGGCATTACCATCACAATATACAGCCTTCCTTGGATAGCAGCATCCGCGAACTAG